The Hymenobacter sp. DG01 genome has a segment encoding these proteins:
- the proS gene encoding proline--tRNA ligase, with the protein MSKSLPKRSEDYSLWYNELVKRAGLAENSSVRGCMVIKPYGYAIWEKMQRTLDDMFKRTGHQNAYFPLFVPKSLFEAEEKNAEGFAKECAVVTHYRLQNDPDKPGKLRVDPNAKLEEELIVRPTSEAIIWSTYKNWIQSYRDLPLLINQWANVVRWEMRTRLFLRTAEFLWQEGHTAHATAEEALAETRQMLEVYAQFAEEWLALPVVKGVKTENERFAGAIETYCIEGLMQDGKALQAGTSHFLGQNFAKAFDVQFTNKAGQLEHVWGTSWGVSTRLMGALVMAHSDDEGLVLPPKLAPIQVVIVPIYKTGQLDELMERIRPMQMGLIERGISVKVDDRDTERPGFKFAEWELKGVPVRIAVGMRDLENGTLEVARRDTKEKMTLPLADIVNSVDQLLQDIQQNIYRRALNFRETHTTRVESYEEFKQVLDGKGGFVVAHYDGTSETEERIKEETKATIRCLALAEPEEEGICILTGRPSKRRAHFARAY; encoded by the coding sequence ATGAGCAAAAGTTTGCCCAAGCGCAGTGAAGATTACTCGCTGTGGTACAACGAGTTGGTAAAGCGCGCTGGTTTAGCTGAAAACTCCTCGGTGCGGGGCTGTATGGTGATTAAGCCTTACGGCTACGCCATCTGGGAAAAAATGCAGCGCACCCTCGACGATATGTTCAAGCGCACGGGCCACCAGAACGCGTATTTCCCGCTGTTCGTGCCCAAAAGCCTGTTCGAAGCCGAGGAGAAAAACGCCGAAGGCTTCGCCAAGGAATGCGCCGTAGTAACCCACTACCGCCTGCAGAACGACCCCGATAAGCCGGGCAAGCTGCGCGTGGACCCCAACGCCAAGCTGGAAGAGGAGCTGATTGTGCGCCCCACCTCGGAGGCCATTATCTGGAGCACCTACAAAAACTGGATTCAAAGCTACCGCGACCTGCCTCTGCTCATCAACCAGTGGGCTAACGTGGTACGCTGGGAAATGCGCACCCGCCTGTTTCTGCGCACCGCCGAGTTTCTGTGGCAGGAAGGCCACACGGCCCACGCCACCGCCGAGGAAGCCCTGGCCGAAACCCGCCAGATGCTGGAGGTGTACGCCCAGTTTGCCGAGGAATGGCTGGCCCTACCCGTGGTAAAAGGTGTAAAGACTGAAAACGAGCGGTTTGCCGGTGCCATTGAAACCTACTGCATTGAAGGCTTGATGCAAGATGGCAAGGCCCTGCAGGCGGGTACTTCGCACTTCTTGGGCCAGAACTTCGCCAAGGCGTTTGATGTGCAGTTCACCAACAAAGCCGGGCAGCTGGAGCACGTATGGGGCACAAGCTGGGGCGTGAGCACCCGCCTCATGGGGGCCTTGGTAATGGCTCACTCCGATGATGAAGGCCTGGTGCTACCCCCCAAGCTGGCGCCCATCCAGGTGGTCATCGTGCCTATCTACAAAACCGGCCAGCTCGACGAGCTCATGGAGCGCATCCGCCCCATGCAGATGGGCTTGATTGAGCGCGGCATTTCGGTGAAGGTAGATGACCGGGACACTGAGCGCCCCGGCTTCAAGTTTGCCGAGTGGGAGCTGAAAGGCGTGCCCGTGCGCATAGCCGTGGGCATGCGCGACCTGGAGAACGGCACCCTGGAAGTGGCCCGCCGCGACACCAAGGAGAAGATGACCCTACCCCTGGCCGACATTGTAAATAGTGTGGACCAGCTGCTGCAGGACATTCAGCAGAACATCTACCGCCGGGCCCTCAACTTCCGCGAAACCCACACTACCCGCGTGGAAAGCTACGAGGAGTTCAAGCAGGTACTCGATGGCAAAGGCGGTTTCGTGGTGGCCCACTACGATGGCACCTCTGAAACCGAGGAGCGCATCAAGGAAGAAACCAAAGCCACCATCCGCTGCCTGGCCCTGGCCGAGCCGGAGGAAGAAGGTATCTGCATCCTGACGGGCCGCCCGTCCAAGCGTCGCGCCCACTTCGCCCGCGCTTACTAG
- a CDS encoding GreA/GreB family elongation factor, producing the protein MSRAFTKEDDSLEAPIIPPRPSLPPGTPNYVTPEGLEQLRQELAALEAERTLAEANRENEADRTRRLTVLNGQLSALNARIASAKVVDPRSQPPQEVRFGATVTLRPAGGVGPERRFTIVGVDEASVAAGKVAFVAPIARAVQGAKLGQRVQVRLGPKQEELEVAAIQYTEE; encoded by the coding sequence ATGAGTCGAGCATTCACCAAAGAAGATGATTCGCTGGAGGCCCCCATTATCCCGCCCCGGCCTTCCCTACCCCCCGGCACCCCCAACTACGTGACCCCGGAGGGCCTGGAGCAGTTGCGGCAGGAACTCGCGGCCCTGGAAGCCGAGCGCACCCTGGCCGAAGCCAACCGCGAAAACGAAGCCGACCGTACCCGCCGCCTGACAGTGCTTAACGGCCAACTCAGCGCCCTGAACGCCCGCATTGCCAGCGCCAAAGTAGTGGACCCCCGCAGCCAGCCACCCCAGGAGGTGCGCTTCGGGGCTACCGTGACGTTGCGGCCGGCGGGAGGGGTAGGGCCCGAGCGCCGCTTTACCATTGTGGGCGTTGATGAGGCTTCGGTGGCAGCGGGCAAGGTAGCGTTTGTGGCGCCCATTGCCCGGGCCGTGCAGGGCGCCAAACTGGGTCAGCGCGTGCAGGTGCGGCTGGGTCCCAAGCAAGAAGAGCTGGAAGTAGCCGCCATTCAGTACACCGAAGAGTAG
- a CDS encoding NfeD family protein, with protein sequence MDWLTIALLLLFGLLFLVAEVIFIPGTTVVGLVGFGLLAAGIWFSYRDLGATTGHILLGSSLVAVGVLVYLGLRPKAINRVALTSVNHARVHDVRHPDVQPGTTGRALSALRPAGTVLFDDDRREVTTRGEFISAGTQVRVLAIEHNRIVVEGLV encoded by the coding sequence ATGGACTGGCTCACGATTGCACTGCTACTGTTGTTCGGCCTGCTGTTTCTGGTGGCCGAAGTCATTTTTATTCCGGGCACTACCGTGGTGGGGCTGGTAGGCTTTGGCTTGCTGGCCGCCGGCATCTGGTTCAGTTACCGCGACCTGGGGGCTACTACCGGCCATATTCTGTTGGGCAGTTCCCTGGTAGCCGTGGGGGTGCTGGTGTACCTGGGGCTGCGGCCCAAAGCCATCAACCGGGTGGCCCTGACCAGCGTGAACCACGCCCGCGTGCACGACGTGCGCCACCCCGACGTGCAGCCCGGCACTACCGGCCGCGCCCTCTCGGCGCTGCGCCCAGCCGGCACCGTGCTTTTCGATGATGACCGCCGCGAAGTAACCACGCGGGGCGAGTTTATATCAGCTGGCACGCAGGTGCGGGTATTGGCCATTGAGCACAACCGCATTGTGGTGGAAGGCTTGGTCTAA
- the floA gene encoding flotillin-like protein FloA (flotillin-like protein involved in membrane lipid rafts), with protein sequence MDFPFFPIIVGGIVLLVFLYFFPISLWITALFSGVRVSLFQLAFMRVRKVPPSLIVNSLITSTKAGLELTANDLETHYLAGGNVPSVIKALISADKANIPLSFKQATAIDLAGRDVFEAVTTSVNPKVINTPNVAAVAQDGIQLIAKARVTVRANIAQLVGGAGEETILARVGEGIVTSIGSSRSHKEVLENPDKISKLVLSKGLDAGTAFEILSIDIADVDIGENIGAKLQTDQASADLRVAEARAEERRAMAVAMEQENRAKTQEAKSRVVEAEAEIPKAIAEAFRSGNLGVMDYYKMRNIQSDTDMRDSIANPGGQSGSTKPGRDETRLS encoded by the coding sequence ATGGATTTCCCTTTCTTTCCAATTATCGTCGGTGGCATTGTGCTGCTGGTGTTCCTGTACTTCTTCCCCATCAGCCTCTGGATTACGGCGCTGTTTTCGGGGGTGCGGGTGAGCTTGTTTCAGCTGGCCTTTATGCGGGTGCGTAAGGTGCCGCCGTCTCTTATCGTCAACTCCCTGATTACCTCTACCAAAGCCGGCCTGGAGCTGACTGCCAACGACCTGGAAACTCACTATCTGGCGGGCGGCAACGTGCCCAGCGTTATCAAGGCCCTGATTTCGGCCGATAAGGCCAACATCCCGCTCAGCTTCAAGCAGGCTACAGCCATCGACCTGGCCGGGCGCGACGTGTTTGAGGCCGTAACTACTTCGGTAAACCCCAAGGTGATTAACACGCCCAACGTAGCGGCCGTGGCCCAGGATGGCATTCAGCTGATTGCCAAGGCCCGCGTGACGGTGCGCGCCAATATTGCCCAGCTAGTAGGGGGAGCCGGCGAAGAAACCATTCTGGCCCGCGTGGGCGAAGGCATCGTGACCAGCATCGGCTCGTCCCGCTCGCACAAGGAAGTGCTCGAAAACCCCGATAAAATTTCCAAGCTGGTGCTCAGCAAAGGCCTCGATGCCGGCACGGCCTTCGAAATTCTCTCCATTGACATTGCCGACGTGGACATCGGAGAAAACATCGGGGCCAAGCTCCAGACCGATCAGGCTTCGGCCGACTTGCGCGTGGCCGAGGCCCGCGCCGAGGAACGCCGGGCCATGGCCGTAGCCATGGAGCAGGAAAACCGGGCTAAAACCCAGGAAGCCAAGTCGCGGGTGGTAGAAGCCGAAGCGGAAATTCCGAAAGCCATTGCCGAAGCCTTCCGTTCCGGCAACCTGGGCGTGATGGACTACTACAAAATGCGCAACATCCAGTCGGATACCGACATGCGCGACTCCATTGCCAACCCTGGCGGCCAGAGCGGCAGCACCAAGCCCGGCCGCGACGAGACGCGGCTCTCTTAA
- a CDS encoding OmpA family protein: protein MNVTKILLSLGLVVGMNSLAKAQHAVWASKIVAVSSQKAEGKEPFSPEKVLGEPNATPLGQASNEAWIPKKEGSNEFIEVRFGKSLVAKQVTVVENFNPGSVSKIELVDTRGAKHQVYTNDSPGPIPEQFRSLQVTFSPGTYRTIGVIVTMNTKAVNGVNQIDAIGIADVAESMVKKEFRNEQPSVSFDSAMVNLGPNVNSKYVDTHPVISPDGRTLFFARQESPQNVGGAKDVQDVWYSTLSNPQKKTWNQAKNIGSPINTPGPNGLASVSSDGNTAVLINVYNPDGSLDPKGLSMARRTKTGWSQPVKIEIEDFYNNDEENVDYYLATSGKVLLMAVDRRDGQGEQDIFVSLLKADGKTWSKPKNLGANINTKKPEFAPFLAADGKTLYFASEGHGGYGKSDVFYSKRLDDTWTNWTKPRNLGASVNSPDFDAYYTVSAAGEDAYLVSARNGIGGSKDIFRISLTPTFRPEVVTLVRGKVLDAASKKPVAATIRYENLLTGEEIGVAETSPLDGSYTIVLPSGAHYGYRAEAKDYLAESDNLDVTDRQKYSEVNQDLYLVPFAVGQTIKLNNIFFAQSKYYLRENSYPELLRLVRILKDYPQVEIKLEGHTDNQGDPQLNVKLSQDRVNEVKKYLVSKGISGGRITTEGFGGSKPIASNEQEETRKLNRRVEFRITKK from the coding sequence ATGAACGTTACAAAAATACTGTTGTCGCTGGGGTTGGTGGTAGGGATGAACTCGCTGGCAAAAGCACAACACGCGGTGTGGGCGTCTAAAATCGTGGCGGTGTCGTCGCAGAAAGCCGAGGGCAAGGAGCCGTTCTCGCCCGAGAAGGTGCTGGGCGAACCCAATGCTACCCCCCTGGGCCAAGCCAGCAATGAGGCCTGGATTCCGAAAAAGGAAGGCAGCAACGAGTTTATTGAGGTGCGGTTCGGGAAATCTTTGGTCGCCAAGCAGGTGACGGTGGTTGAAAACTTCAACCCCGGCTCGGTCAGCAAAATTGAATTGGTGGATACACGCGGGGCCAAGCACCAAGTATATACCAACGACAGCCCCGGCCCGATTCCGGAGCAGTTTCGCTCCCTGCAGGTAACGTTTTCGCCGGGTACCTACCGTACCATTGGCGTCATCGTCACGATGAATACCAAGGCCGTGAATGGCGTAAACCAGATTGACGCCATCGGCATTGCCGACGTGGCCGAATCCATGGTGAAAAAGGAATTTCGCAACGAGCAGCCCAGCGTGAGCTTCGACTCGGCCATGGTAAACCTGGGGCCCAACGTCAATTCTAAGTACGTTGATACCCACCCGGTTATATCGCCCGATGGCCGCACCCTGTTTTTCGCCCGCCAGGAAAGCCCCCAGAACGTAGGCGGCGCCAAAGACGTGCAGGACGTGTGGTACAGCACCCTGTCCAACCCGCAGAAGAAAACCTGGAATCAGGCCAAAAACATCGGCAGCCCCATCAACACGCCCGGCCCCAACGGTCTGGCCTCGGTATCGTCGGATGGCAATACGGCCGTACTGATTAACGTGTATAACCCCGATGGCTCCCTCGACCCCAAGGGCCTGAGCATGGCCCGGCGCACCAAAACGGGGTGGAGCCAGCCGGTGAAGATTGAAATCGAGGATTTCTACAACAACGATGAGGAAAACGTGGACTACTACCTCGCTACCTCGGGCAAAGTGCTGCTCATGGCCGTGGACCGCCGCGACGGGCAGGGCGAGCAGGATATCTTCGTGAGCCTTCTGAAAGCCGATGGCAAAACGTGGAGCAAACCGAAAAACCTGGGCGCCAACATCAATACCAAGAAGCCGGAGTTTGCGCCCTTCCTGGCCGCCGATGGCAAGACCCTGTACTTCGCCTCCGAAGGGCATGGGGGCTACGGCAAGAGCGACGTGTTCTACTCCAAGCGCCTCGACGACACCTGGACCAACTGGACCAAGCCCCGTAACCTGGGCGCCAGCGTCAACTCCCCCGATTTTGACGCCTACTATACCGTGTCGGCGGCGGGTGAGGATGCTTACCTGGTGTCGGCGCGCAACGGCATAGGAGGCTCCAAGGACATTTTCCGTATTAGCCTGACGCCAACTTTCCGGCCGGAAGTAGTGACGCTGGTGCGTGGCAAGGTGCTGGATGCCGCTTCCAAGAAGCCCGTGGCCGCTACCATTCGCTACGAAAACCTGCTGACCGGCGAGGAAATCGGGGTGGCCGAAACCAGCCCTCTGGATGGCTCCTACACCATTGTGTTGCCCTCGGGTGCCCACTACGGCTACCGGGCCGAAGCCAAAGACTACCTGGCCGAATCGGATAACCTAGACGTGACGGACCGCCAGAAGTACTCAGAGGTAAACCAGGATTTGTACCTGGTGCCCTTCGCCGTGGGCCAGACCATCAAGCTCAATAACATCTTCTTTGCCCAGAGCAAATACTACCTGCGCGAAAACTCCTACCCCGAGCTGCTGCGCCTGGTTCGCATCCTGAAAGACTACCCCCAGGTAGAAATCAAGCTGGAAGGCCACACCGATAACCAGGGCGACCCACAGCTGAACGTGAAGCTCAGCCAGGACCGCGTAAACGAGGTGAAGAAGTACCTGGTGAGCAAGGGTATCAGCGGCGGACGCATTACCACCGAAGGCTTCGGGGGGAGCAAGCCCATTGCCAGCAACGAGCAGGAAGAAACCCGTAAGCTCAACCGCCGCGTGGAGTTCCGGATTACTAAGAAGTAA
- a CDS encoding isopenicillin N synthase family oxygenase, whose protein sequence is MEEKLLEEIPSLDLADFRSGDPERKARFVQQLGEAYQNIGFIALKNHGLTEEQTEKLYTDVKAFFSLPDDVKRQYEKPELAGQRGYVSKGKEHAKGRNTGDLKEFYHVGQEVDDANDPIKSEYPDNIWPQEVGSFADTSLTTYKTLESAGKDVLRAIALYLQLPENYFDDKVRNGNSILRPIHYYPIENPDEVPADAVRAAEHGDINLITLLMGASADGLQVLRRDGKWIPITALPDQIVVNVGDMLQRLTNGVLKSTIHRVVNPPREKMNSSRYSIPFFMHPRSEMSLAALESCVTADNPKKEADITAGEFLNERLIELGLKKK, encoded by the coding sequence ATGGAAGAAAAGCTGCTGGAGGAAATCCCCTCCCTCGATTTGGCTGACTTTCGCTCCGGCGACCCTGAGCGCAAAGCCCGCTTCGTACAACAACTCGGCGAAGCCTATCAGAACATCGGCTTTATTGCCCTCAAAAACCACGGCCTGACGGAAGAGCAGACCGAGAAGCTTTACACGGATGTAAAGGCCTTCTTCTCCCTGCCCGACGACGTAAAGCGCCAGTACGAAAAGCCAGAGCTGGCGGGCCAGCGAGGCTACGTGAGCAAAGGCAAGGAACACGCCAAAGGCCGCAACACCGGCGACCTGAAGGAGTTCTACCACGTAGGCCAGGAAGTTGACGATGCCAATGACCCCATCAAGTCGGAGTATCCTGACAACATCTGGCCCCAGGAGGTAGGCAGCTTCGCCGATACGTCGCTGACCACTTACAAAACGCTGGAGTCGGCCGGTAAGGACGTGCTGCGCGCCATTGCCCTGTACCTGCAGCTGCCCGAAAACTACTTCGACGACAAGGTGCGCAACGGCAACAGCATCCTGCGTCCCATTCACTACTACCCCATCGAAAACCCCGATGAGGTGCCGGCTGATGCTGTGCGCGCCGCCGAGCACGGCGACATCAACCTGATTACCCTGCTGATGGGTGCCTCGGCCGATGGCCTGCAGGTGCTGCGCCGCGATGGTAAGTGGATTCCAATTACGGCCCTGCCCGACCAGATTGTGGTAAACGTGGGCGACATGCTTCAGCGGCTGACCAACGGGGTACTCAAAAGCACGATTCACCGCGTAGTGAACCCCCCCCGCGAGAAAATGAACTCCTCGCGCTACAGCATTCCGTTCTTTATGCACCCGCGCTCCGAAATGAGCCTGGCTGCTCTGGAAAGCTGCGTGACTGCCGACAACCCCAAGAAGGAAGCCGATATTACGGCCGGCGAGTTCTTGAACGAGCGCCTCATTGAGCTGGGCCTGAAAAAGAAGTAA
- the chrA gene encoding chromate efflux transporter: MVPHEDIQLAPPPRRSERVKRVRNIIFLKDVAALGLSAFGGPQAHMAMMLRLLVDKRRYLTAAELLELTALCQILPGPTSTQTITAIGFRLGGPNLAYLTLLVWMLPAVCLMTGAGLTISYLDKAQVARLVQYVQPVAIGFVAYSAYKIAEKVIHTKTSVALMVLAAMLVYQFQVPWLMPLLLLLGGLVTTFRYRKLPQEPKVPLRIEWSNFVLWLGVFIGAAVLGQYTQLLPVRLFENFYRNGSLVFGGGQVLAPLFYTEFVEFKHYLTPEEFLSGLGMVQALPGPNFSFASYIGALAMRREGSGFDGQLLGALVGAVGIFMPGTLLIFFLIRFWDQLKRYRVIKASLEGINAVSAGLVCAATFLLYHPLPDTPVNLILIAVTFLLLLWERVPSYLIVLVALLAGFVF, translated from the coding sequence TTGGTTCCGCACGAAGACATCCAGCTGGCCCCGCCGCCCCGCCGCTCGGAACGGGTGAAACGGGTACGCAATATTATTTTCCTTAAGGACGTAGCCGCCCTGGGACTATCTGCCTTTGGCGGGCCGCAGGCCCACATGGCCATGATGCTGCGCCTGCTGGTAGATAAGCGCCGCTACCTCACGGCTGCCGAGCTGCTGGAGCTTACGGCCCTCTGCCAGATTTTGCCGGGGCCAACCTCCACCCAAACCATTACGGCCATTGGCTTCCGTTTGGGTGGCCCTAATCTGGCTTATCTGACGCTGCTGGTCTGGATGCTGCCCGCCGTGTGCCTGATGACCGGGGCCGGCCTGACCATCAGCTACCTCGATAAGGCACAGGTAGCTCGGCTGGTGCAATACGTGCAGCCCGTGGCCATTGGCTTTGTAGCCTACTCGGCGTATAAGATTGCCGAAAAAGTAATTCATACCAAGACCTCTGTGGCTCTTATGGTGCTGGCGGCCATGTTGGTGTACCAGTTTCAGGTGCCCTGGCTGATGCCCCTGTTATTGCTGCTCGGAGGCCTGGTTACCACCTTCCGCTACCGCAAGCTGCCCCAGGAGCCCAAGGTGCCGCTGCGGATTGAGTGGTCGAATTTTGTGCTCTGGCTGGGCGTGTTTATTGGGGCCGCCGTGCTGGGCCAGTACACCCAGCTGCTGCCCGTGCGCCTGTTCGAGAACTTCTACCGCAACGGCAGCCTCGTGTTCGGGGGCGGGCAGGTGCTGGCCCCACTATTTTACACCGAGTTTGTAGAGTTTAAGCACTACCTAACCCCCGAAGAGTTTCTCTCGGGCCTGGGCATGGTGCAGGCCTTACCGGGTCCCAACTTCTCGTTTGCTTCCTACATCGGGGCCTTGGCCATGCGCCGGGAGGGTAGCGGGTTCGATGGGCAACTGCTGGGGGCACTGGTTGGAGCCGTGGGCATTTTCATGCCCGGCACCCTGCTTATCTTTTTTCTAATTCGGTTCTGGGACCAGCTGAAACGCTACCGGGTTATTAAGGCGTCGTTGGAAGGCATCAATGCCGTATCGGCGGGGCTGGTGTGCGCCGCAACCTTCCTGCTCTACCACCCCCTGCCCGATACGCCCGTGAACCTGATACTCATTGCCGTCACGTTTCTGCTGCTGCTCTGGGAGCGGGTTCCGTCCTATTTGATTGTATTAGTGGCGTTGCTGGCCGGCTTCGTGTTTTAG
- the rfbA gene encoding glucose-1-phosphate thymidylyltransferase RfbA, translating to MKGIILAGGSGTRLHPLTLAVSKQLMPVYDKPMIYYPLSILMMAGIKDILIITTPHDQAQFQKLLGDGKSLGCNFQYTIQEVPNGLAQAFVLGADFIGDDKVALVLGDNIFHGEGMEELLKANNNPDGGVVYAYHVHDPERYGVVEFDANNKALSIEEKPKQPKSNYAVPGLYFYDNEVVEIARNLQPSARGEYEITDVNQEYLRRGKLKVGILGRGTAWLDTGTFESLMQAGEFVRVIEQRQGLKVGSIEEIAYRQGFIDADQLRKIAEPLRKSGYGDYLLHLPEQLVVKG from the coding sequence ATGAAAGGTATCATCCTCGCCGGCGGTTCCGGCACGCGGCTGCACCCGCTCACGCTGGCGGTTTCCAAGCAGCTCATGCCCGTCTATGACAAGCCGATGATTTACTATCCCTTGTCGATTCTGATGATGGCTGGTATCAAGGACATCCTCATTATCACGACGCCCCACGACCAGGCGCAGTTTCAGAAGCTGCTCGGCGACGGTAAAAGCCTGGGCTGCAACTTCCAGTACACCATTCAGGAAGTACCCAACGGCCTGGCGCAGGCCTTCGTGCTGGGCGCCGACTTCATCGGCGACGACAAGGTGGCCCTCGTGCTTGGCGACAACATCTTCCACGGCGAAGGCATGGAGGAACTGCTCAAAGCCAATAACAACCCCGACGGCGGCGTGGTGTACGCCTACCACGTGCACGACCCGGAGCGCTACGGCGTGGTGGAATTTGATGCCAACAATAAGGCCCTCAGCATTGAGGAAAAGCCCAAGCAGCCCAAGAGCAACTACGCGGTGCCCGGTCTCTACTTCTATGATAATGAAGTAGTGGAAATTGCCCGCAACCTGCAGCCCTCGGCCCGCGGTGAGTATGAAATTACCGACGTCAACCAGGAGTATCTGCGCCGGGGTAAGCTGAAAGTAGGCATCTTGGGCCGTGGTACCGCCTGGCTGGATACTGGCACCTTTGAGAGCCTTATGCAGGCCGGCGAGTTTGTGCGGGTAATCGAGCAGCGCCAGGGCCTGAAGGTGGGTTCCATTGAGGAAATTGCCTACCGTCAGGGCTTTATCGATGCTGACCAGCTGCGCAAGATTGCTGAGCCCCTGCGCAAGAGCGGCTACGGCGACTACCTCCTGCACCTGCCCGAACAGTTGGTGGTAAAGGGCTAA
- a CDS encoding SDR family oxidoreductase — translation MYETPFHDQPLDNLAFLVTGGAGFIGSNLVEYLLKYGAKEVRVLDNYSNGFRKNVALFEGNPALRVIEGDIRDRQTCLDACQGIDVVLHQAALGSVPRSINDPITSNDVNVGGFVNMLVGAKEAGVKRFVYAASSSTYGDHKALPKIEDRIGKPLSPYAVTKYANELYADVFGKTYGMEIIGLRYFNIFGPRQDPNGAYAAVIPLFIDAVLEGKRPRMNGDGGQTRDFTFVENCVQANIRAALVQNPEAVNQVYNIAVADRTSLNDLFNILKEEAGSDITPEYGPDRPGDIRDSLADISKAQNLLGYNPQIRIREGLQKTLAWFKANQEFIAERN, via the coding sequence ATGTACGAAACTCCTTTTCACGACCAGCCACTCGATAACCTGGCTTTCCTGGTGACGGGCGGAGCCGGTTTTATCGGCTCAAATCTGGTTGAATATCTGCTCAAGTACGGCGCTAAGGAAGTGCGTGTGCTGGACAACTACTCCAACGGCTTCCGCAAAAACGTGGCGCTGTTTGAGGGTAATCCGGCTCTGCGCGTGATTGAAGGCGACATCCGGGACCGGCAAACCTGCCTCGATGCCTGCCAGGGCATTGATGTGGTGCTGCACCAGGCTGCGCTCGGCTCAGTACCCCGCTCCATCAACGACCCCATCACGAGCAACGACGTGAATGTAGGAGGCTTCGTGAACATGCTGGTAGGTGCTAAGGAAGCCGGCGTGAAGCGCTTTGTGTACGCGGCCTCATCCTCTACCTACGGCGACCATAAGGCCCTACCCAAAATAGAGGACCGAATCGGTAAGCCCCTTTCGCCCTACGCCGTAACCAAGTACGCCAACGAGCTCTACGCCGATGTGTTTGGCAAAACCTATGGGATGGAAATCATCGGGCTGCGCTACTTCAACATCTTCGGGCCCCGCCAAGACCCGAACGGCGCCTACGCGGCCGTAATTCCGCTCTTTATTGATGCCGTGCTGGAAGGCAAGCGCCCGCGCATGAACGGCGACGGAGGCCAGACCCGCGACTTTACCTTCGTGGAGAACTGCGTGCAGGCTAACATCCGGGCGGCGCTGGTGCAAAACCCCGAGGCGGTAAACCAAGTGTACAACATCGCCGTGGCCGACCGCACTTCCCTCAACGACCTGTTCAATATCCTAAAGGAAGAAGCCGGCTCCGACATCACCCCCGAGTATGGCCCCGACCGCCCCGGCGACATCCGTGACTCCCTGGCCGACATCAGCAAAGCCCAGAACCTGCTGGGCTACAACCCCCAGATCCGCATCCGGGAAGGCCTGCAGAAAACGCTGGCCTGGTTTAAAGCCAACCAAGAGTTTATTGCGGAGCGCAACTAA
- the rfbB gene encoding dTDP-glucose 4,6-dehydratase: MKIIITGGAGFIGSHVVRLFVTKYPEYQILNLDALTYAGNLENLRDIESAPNYRLVKGDITDQAFVDQLFATEEPDAVIHLAAESHVDRSITDPLAFVKTNVLGTVHLLNAAKNLWKPLGYEGKTFYHVSTDEVYGSLEMGPEMFTEETPYDPRSPYSASKASSDHFVRAWHHTYHMPVKLSNCSNNYGPNHFPEKLIPLAIHRIRTNQPVPVYGKGENVRDWLFVKDHATAIDAVFHKGKVGETYNIGGVNEWKNLDLIHLLCDTLDEKTGKEKGTSRQLITFVTDRAGHDLRYAIDSSKIMNELGWKPSVTFEQGLSQTVDWYLENQEWLDHVTSGAYQEYYQKQYNR; the protein is encoded by the coding sequence ATGAAAATCATTATCACCGGCGGGGCCGGCTTCATTGGGTCGCACGTGGTGCGCCTGTTCGTGACCAAGTATCCGGAATATCAGATTCTGAACCTGGATGCCCTGACCTACGCCGGCAACCTCGAAAACCTGCGCGACATTGAATCGGCCCCCAACTACCGGTTGGTAAAAGGCGATATTACCGATCAGGCCTTCGTAGATCAGCTGTTTGCTACCGAGGAGCCCGATGCCGTGATTCACCTGGCCGCTGAGTCGCACGTGGACCGCAGCATCACTGACCCACTGGCCTTCGTGAAAACGAACGTGCTGGGTACGGTGCACCTGCTCAACGCGGCCAAAAATCTCTGGAAGCCCCTGGGCTACGAGGGCAAAACCTTCTACCACGTGAGTACCGATGAGGTGTACGGCTCGCTGGAAATGGGTCCGGAGATGTTCACCGAGGAAACTCCCTATGACCCCCGTTCGCCGTACTCGGCCTCTAAGGCCTCGTCGGACCACTTCGTGCGGGCCTGGCATCACACCTACCACATGCCCGTGAAGCTGAGCAACTGCTCTAACAACTACGGGCCCAACCACTTCCCCGAAAAGCTGATTCCGCTGGCCATTCACCGCATCCGCACCAACCAGCCGGTGCCGGTGTACGGCAAGGGCGAGAACGTGCGCGACTGGCTGTTCGTGAAAGACCACGCCACGGCTATTGACGCGGTTTTCCATAAGGGCAAAGTAGGCGAGACCTACAACATTGGCGGCGTGAACGAGTGGAAAAACCTCGACCTGATTCACCTGCTCTGCGACACGCTGGACGAGAAAACGGGCAAGGAAAAAGGCACTTCGCGCCAGCTCATCACCTTCGTGACGGACCGAGCCGGCCACGACCTGCGCTATGCCATCGATTCCAGCAAAATCATGAACGAGCTGGGCTGGAAGCCATCCGTAACGTTCGAACAAGGGTTGTCCCAGACTGTGGATTGGTACTTGGAAAACCAGGAGTGGCTCGACCACGTGACCAGCGGCGCCTACCAGGAATACTACCAGAAGCAGTACAACCGGTAG